Proteins co-encoded in one Spirosoma endbachense genomic window:
- a CDS encoding DUF5615 family PIN-like protein has product MKFLIDEQLPHLLASWLQTKGFDTVHVTTLLTNEHIPDNYICERSMADERVE; this is encoded by the coding sequence ATGAAATTTCTTATCGATGAGCAGCTACCTCATCTACTTGCCAGTTGGCTCCAAACCAAAGGCTTTGATACCGTTCACGTTACGACTCTACTCACCAACGAGCACATACCTGACAATTACATTTGTGAACGAAGCATGGCTGACGAGAGGGTCGAATAG